A region from the Manihot esculenta cultivar AM560-2 chromosome 13, M.esculenta_v8, whole genome shotgun sequence genome encodes:
- the LOC110629919 gene encoding uncharacterized protein LOC110629919: MSWLARSIANSLKLDDDDDDGHYPNPNVTDSKSPPIPQPDPHVNSSSPPSPSSTASANTPRGVKEDLSELTKTLSRQFWGVASFLAPPPDPSSPSSPPPRQISDKPGDSPQAHELSDPEESNEDLIAGIRSDFAEIGGKFKSGISKLSSNATVSEITKIASNFLQIGPERDFTDKDLVGSAVGITEEVIAFVRDIAMHPETWLDFPISDEEDFDDFDMSDVQQEHALEVERLAPRLAALRIELCPGYMSEGCFWKIYFVLLHPRLSKHDAALLSTSQIMEARAMLSQELQSKAKGTRVDSSEIGNSRSKGTADLPYEESLSVPSRAEYESVPLKTSVIELAPSTTVAETSGNEAIPSGIAYERETEKHPVLSTEMQIIDKAVVEEESVDQAKQRHLSSSIPKILDEKFEDDADDWLKEESSGMVGTSGSTMYMENDEDVSFSDLEEDDGDVPTSYKKVALGSDASRKDSRDWVQLSKGSSDSVKDINPVSVKHAGSEQVSARNSESKESNDWLDVDDIDVM; encoded by the exons ATGTCATGGCTAGCGAGGTCCATTGCTAATTCGCTCAAGCTCGATGACGACGATGACGATGGCCACTATCCTAACCCTAATGTCACAGACTCAAAATCACCCCCAATTCCTCAACCTGATCCCCACGTCAACTCATCTTCACCTCCATCTCCTTCATCAACAGCCTCCGCCAACACGCCGCGTGGCGTCAAGGAAGACCTCTCCGAGCTCACTAAAACTTTATCCCGCCAATTCTGGGGCGTCGCCTCCTTCCTCGCTCCTCCACCTGATCCCTCCTCTCCTTCCTCTCCTCCTCCTCGTCAGATCTCCGATAAACCTGGCGATAGTCCCCAAGCACACGAACTGTCCGATCCGGAAGAATCAAATGAGGATTTGATTGCCGGGATTCGTAGTGACTTCGCCGAGATTGGCGGGAAATTCAAGTCCGGGATCTCGAAGCTGTCGAGTAACGCGACTGTATCGGAGATCACTAAGATCGCATCAAATTTCCTGCAGATTGGACCGGAAAGAGATTTTACCGACAAGGATTTGGTTGGCAGTGCTGTCGGCATAACCGAGGAGGTTATAGCCTTCGTGAGGGATATCGCGATGCATCCGGAGACTTGGCTTGACTTTCCTATTTCTGATGAAGAAGATTTCGATG ATTTTGACATGTCTGATGTCCAACAAGAGCATGCTTTGGAAGTTGAACGTCTTGCCCCAAGGTTAGCTGCTCTCCGGATTGAACTTTGTCCAGGATATATGAGTGAAGGCTGCTTTTGGAAGATTTACTTTGTACTTTTGCACCCTAGGCTCAGTAAACATGATGCTGCGCTGCTTTCAACTTCACAG ATAATGGAAGCTAGGGCGATGTTATCACAGGAGTTGCAGAGCAAAGCTAAGGGAACAAGAGTGGATTCATCAGAAATAGGCAATTCTAGATCAAAAGGAACTGCTGACTTACCATATGAAGAGTCTCTATCTGTGCCTTCTCGTGCTGAGTATGAATCAGTGCCTCTAAAGACTTCTGTCATTGAACTGGCCCCATCTACCACTGTAGCTGAGACATCTGGCAATGAAGCAATACCTTCTGGTATTGCATATGAACGAGAAACGGAGAAGCACCCAGTTCTGAGCACTGAAATGCAAATCATTGACAAAGCTGTGGTTGAGGAAGAATCAGTTGACCAGGCTAAACAACGACATCTATCTAGCTCAATTCCTAAAATTTTAGATGAGAAATTTGAGGATGATGCCGATGATTGGTTGAAAGAAGAAAGTTCAGGAATGGTAGGCACGAGTGGAAGTACAATGTATATGGAAAATGATGAGGATGTATCGTTCAGTGATCTTGAAGAAGATGATGGGGATGTGCCTACAAGTTATAAGAAAGTAGCATTGGGTTCTGATGCTTCAAGAAAAGACTCACGTGATTGGGTTCAGTTGAGCAAAGGCTCTTCGGACTCGGTTAAGGATATTAATCCCGTCAGTGTGAAACATGCTGGGTCTGAGCAGGTAAGTGCTCGTAACTCTGAATCCAAGGAATCCAATGATTGGCTTGATGTTGATGACATTGATGTGATGTGA